Within Amycolatopsis sp. FDAARGOS 1241, the genomic segment CCCGGCCCGAGTCCCGGTGCTTGCGGCGCGGAGCCGGCCGGACCGGTGCCTCGTCAGCGGCGTCCTCCGAAGCAGGAGCCGGCGGATCCTCGACGACCTCCCGGGTTAGCGCGTCGACCTCGGCCGGTGCCTCCTCGGCCTCCTCGACCGGTGCGGTCTCCTCCGCGAGTCCCTTCGACCGGCTGATCCCGACGCTTGCCGGGAACCGGATCTCCTGCGTGACCTCCGTCGGATCCGCGCCGGTCAGCGGGCCCGTCCGCGGCACCGGACGCGGGCGGGGCTTCGCCGGGGAGGTGGGCCGTTCCGCGGACGCGGGTGCTTCGTCCGCGCTCGACGGCTTGCGCAGCCCGGCGACCCGCGGCCGGCGGGCCTGCGGGGTGCTGCTGCGGGGCGGCTGACGGCGGGAGGGGGGCACTGGGGAACTCCGTTCTGCGGTGAAGCCGGTGAAGCTACTGGCCGGAGGCGACGAGGGGCACGTTGTCGATGCCGGACAGCTTCCAGTCGTTCCCGACGCGGGTCATCGAGACCTCCAGCCGCAGTGCCTTCGACGAGGTCTGCGTGCCCTGGGTGACGTCGGTGGTGATCGCGGCGAGGAAGCTCGCCTTGCCCTCGTGGTCGTCGAGCTCTTCGACCGCGATGTCCTGCACGGTGGTCGTGACCTTGGTCTTCGCGTCGGTCAGCGCCTTGCCGTAGGTCGGCTTCAGCTGGTCGATCTGCTTGGCCATGTCGTCGTCGGACACGGACTTCTGCCGGGCGAACACGTCGTCGAGGTGCTGGTAGTCGACCTCGGTGTAGGCCTTGACCGCGTTGGCGCCCGCCTGCACGACCGCGTCGCGCGACCTCGCCAGGTCGGCGTTGTCGCCGGTGCCCGCGACCCACCACATGATGCCGAACACCACCGCGACCACGAAGGCCGCGAGGGCGAACGCGCCGGCCCCGAAGAGCCACCCGCGCGGCGAGCCCGGAAGGGTCCGCTTGCCCGGCGAAGCGGCCGGCTCGGCGGGAACCGTGGGCGGCTCGGGCGCCGAAGAGGTCACCCCTTCCTCGGCGGCGGCCTGTTCGGAACTCATATCACTCCAGAGTAGGTAACGGTCAGCAAATCCACGTCAGCCCGTGGCCGGCTCAGGAACCGAGGCCGAGCAACGCTCCCAGGCTGTTCAACGAGACACCCGGGCTTCCGGCTACGCCCGGCACGGCGGCGTCCCGCATGTCCTGCAGTTCCTGGCCCGGCCGGCCCTTGTTGGCGTCCACGTCCGCTTGCGAAGGCGCCACGGGCGCCCCGCCGTACGGCGCGTTCTGAGCACCGCGGACGTTGATCGGGCTGCCCTTGGGCTCGGCACAGTACACGTTGTCGTCCGCCGGCCTCGGCGATGTGTCCGCCCCCGTCCGGTACTGGCTGTAAGGGAGGTACCCCTTCGTGCAGGCCGGCGGGTTGAACAGGTTGAGCACGAGACCGAGGTGCGCGGTGCCGTCACCGGGCGCGACGCTGGCGGCCGCACCCGCGAGCGCCGGGTAGGTCACCAGGCCCTGCTCGATGCCGTCGAGGCGGGTCACGGTGACGTTGGCCGTGGTCAGCAGGTTCGCCGTCAGGGCCCCGAGGCCGGGCCCGGTCTCGTTGACGACCTGGTCGATCTGCGCCGCGACCTGCGGCGTGATGCCGATGAGCTTGCGCAGGTCGCCGTCGGAGCTCTTCAGCGTGCCGGACAGCTCGTTGAGGTTCTTCGAGAAGTCCGCGAAGTTCGACGCCTCGTGGTTCTGCGTGTCCAGCGCCTGCCCGCCGGCGTCGAGCAGCTGCACGGTCTGCGGCAGGTACTGCTGGGCCGTGGTGGTGAAACTGCGCGCCGTGTCGAGCAGCTTCTGCAGGTCACCGCCAGTGCCGCGGAACGCGTCGTAGGACTGGTCGACGACGGTGCGCAGCGAGTCGGTGGGCACCGACGAGGCGAGCGAATCGAGGTCGGCCAGCAGCGTGTCGGTGCTGATCGGCGTCTTCGTCTTCGCTACCGGGATCACCGACCCGCCCTCGAGGTACGGGCCGTTGTCGTTCTTCGGCTGCAGGTCCACGTACTGCTCACCGACCGCCGAGCGGTTCGCGACCACGGCGCTGAGGTCCGCCGGCACGCGCGGCGCCGACGGGTCGATGTTCAGGTCCGCTTCGAGGCCCGTCTGGGTCAGCCGCAGCTGGCCGACGCGGCCGATGTTGAAGCCGCGGTAGGTGACCTCGGCGCCTGCGAAGATGCCGCCGGACTCGGTGAGCTCGAGCTTCACGGTGTAGCCGCTGCTGCCGAACACCGAGCCGAGGCCGGCGAAGCGGATCAGAGCGTAGGCGATGAAGACGACCGAGATGACCGCGAACGCCACGAGCTGGATCTTCGTCTTGCGCAGCAACATCAGCCCGCACCTCCCGAGAGGATCCCGAAGAGCCCGGACAGGCCGCCCTGCGACGGCTGGCCGCCGCCCTGGCCGCCGGTGGAGTTCGGCTGCGCGTTCGACCCCGGCTGGCCCCCGAGCGGCAGCAGCGGCGGCTGGTCGCCCTGCGTGCCGCCGGTCAGGCCCGGCACCGGCAGCAGGTTCGACAGCCCGTTCTGCCTGCTGCGGCCGAGGTTGTCGATGACGTCCTTCAGGTTCAGGTCGACCTTCGCGAAGAGGTTGAAGTAGTCGCCCTTGACGTCGTTGTAGGCCTGGTCGGTGAACGGGAAGGTCAGCAGGATCTGCAGCGCCTGCGGCAGGTCGTTGCCCGCCTCGCCGAGCTTCTGCAGCGTCGGCGTGAGGGCCTTGAGGTCGGCCACGAGGTCCGCCTTGCTCTTGGTCACCGTGTCGGTGGCGACGCCGGAGAGGTTGTCGAGTGCGTTGAGCATGGTCACGAGCTGGCCGCGCTGCTGCTCCAGCACGCCGATGCCGGGACCGAGGTTGTCGACGGCGCCGACCAGCTTGTCCTTCTGGTCCTTGAGCGTCATCGACAGCCGGTCCAGGCCGTCGAGCGCGCGCGTGATGTTGCGCGACTGCTCGTCGAGGTTCGACACGAGCTCGTTGGCGTTGTCGAGCAGCGCCTTGATGTCGGGCTCTTTGCCCGACGTCGCGTTGTTGAGCTCCTTGGTGATCGTGTTCAGCTGGTCGACACCACCGCCGTTGAGCAGCAGCGACAGCGCGCCGAGGACTTCTTCGACCTCGACGTCGCGGCCGGTGCGCGAGAGCGGGATGGTCGCGCCGTTCTGCAGCTGCCCCTGTGCCTGGTCGTCGCCGGGCGAGGACAGCTCCACGTACTTCTCGCCCAATAGGCTCGACTGCTTCACGTTGGCCAGTGCGTTGGCCGGGAGCTTGACGTCGCCGTTGACCTCCACGGTGACCTCGGCGTGCCAGCCGTCGGGAGTCAGCCCGACGGACTCGACCCGGCCCACCGGCACCTCGTTGACCTTCACACCGGCCTGCGGCACGAGGTCCAGCACGTCCTGGAACTGCACCTTGATCGTGTACGGGTGGCTGCCGACGTCGGCGCCACCGGGCAGCGGCACGTCGTAGATGCCGGTGAACCCGCAGCCGGACAGCAGCAGCGCGGACGCCGTGGTGACGGCGCCGGCTGCGGCGAGTTTCCTGAGGCGCTTCATCGGCTCAGCTCCCCGTCCCGTAGACCTGGCCCGCGAGCGGGAGCGGAAGCGGCGGCAGCTGGCCGTTGGACATGGCCTGCACCACCTGCGCCGTCGAGGGCAGCGGCACGAGGCCGTCGACCACGCCGGCGATGGAGTTGCACGTGTTGCCGAGCATCTTGAGTGCGTCGGGCGTCTCCTTGAGCAGGTTGCAGATCATCACCAGCGGTGGCTGCGTCAGCTCGTTGAGGTTCGGCCGCGCGTCGAGCGTGCCCGAGGAACCGTTGTAGACGTTCACCAGGTTCGACAGCGCGACCGGCGCGACGTCGAGGATCTCCGACAGCGCGCTGCGCTGGTCCACGAGCACCTTGGTCACGCTGGCCAGCTTGTCCACATTGGACTTCAACCGGCCGCGGTTCTGCTCGATGAAGCCCTGCACCGACTGCAGCGTGGTGCTCAGCTGCCGCACGGTCGCGGCGAGGTCGTCCTTCTCCCCCGCCAGGTAGCCGCTCACGTCGGCGAGCTGGCTCTCGAACTGGCGCACCTGGCCGTCGCTGTTCACCAGCGTCTGGGAGAACTGGCCGAGGTTCTGGACGGTCTGGAACAGGTCGTCCTTGTTGCCGGCGAGCGTGCCCGAAGCCTGCCCGAGCTTGGCGATCGTGTCGTGCAGGGCCTGGCCGTTGCCGTCGACGTTCTTCGCGGCGGTGTTGAGCAGGTCCGACAGCGACCCGTTCTTGTTGGCGCCGTTGGGCCCGAGGTCCTGGCTGACCTTCGCGAGGCTCGCCGCGAGCTGGTCCACCTCGAGCGGCACCTCGGTGCGGTTGAGCGGGATCACGGCGCCGTCGGAGATCCGCGGGCCGCCGGTGTAGGCCGGGGCGAGCTGCACGTAGCGGTCGCTGACCAGCGACGGCGCGACGATCAGCGCCTTCGCGTCGGCGGGCACCGGCACCGAGCGGTCGTACTCGACGTCCACGCGGACCTGGTTGCCCATGGGCTGGACCTTGGTGACCGTGCCCATGTCGACGCCGAGCATCCGCACGCTGTTGCCCTCGTAGAGGCCGACGGCGCCGGAGAAGTAGGCGGTGAGGTGGTTGCGCCCAGCGTCTTTGAGCGTCCACCAGATGCCGCCGGCGACCACGAGGGCCAGCACGACGGCGATCGAGGCACCCCGCAGGAGCGACTGGCCGAACCGGGTGTCACTCATTTCGTGTTGCACCCCTCTTGGTTGATCGGTCCGACCGAGGGCAGCACCAGGCCGCAGATGTAGTTGTCGAACCAGTGCCCGGTGCCGATGGTGTTGGTGAACACGCGGACGAACGGGGCGAACTTGGCGATGCCCTGCGCCAGCGAGTCCTGGTTGCGCTGCAGCATCGAGGTGAGCTGGTCGAGCTGCGTCAGCACGGGGTCGAGCTGCTTGTCGTTGTCGTCGACGAGGCCCTGCAGCTGCGTGGCCAGCTCCTGGGAGCCCTGCAGCAGCGCCGTGATGGCCCGCTCGCGCTGGGAGATCTCGTCGAGCAGCTTGTTGCCGTCGGCGATGAGCTTCTGCACCTCGGCGTCGCGGTCGACGAGCGTCTGCGACACCTCCCGGGTATTGGCCAGCAGGTTCGACAGCTGCGTG encodes:
- a CDS encoding MCE family protein, with product MLLRKTKIQLVAFAVISVVFIAYALIRFAGLGSVFGSSGYTVKLELTESGGIFAGAEVTYRGFNIGRVGQLRLTQTGLEADLNIDPSAPRVPADLSAVVANRSAVGEQYVDLQPKNDNGPYLEGGSVIPVAKTKTPISTDTLLADLDSLASSVPTDSLRTVVDQSYDAFRGTGGDLQKLLDTARSFTTTAQQYLPQTVQLLDAGGQALDTQNHEASNFADFSKNLNELSGTLKSSDGDLRKLIGITPQVAAQIDQVVNETGPGLGALTANLLTTANVTVTRLDGIEQGLVTYPALAGAAASVAPGDGTAHLGLVLNLFNPPACTKGYLPYSQYRTGADTSPRPADDNVYCAEPKGSPINVRGAQNAPYGGAPVAPSQADVDANKGRPGQELQDMRDAAVPGVAGSPGVSLNSLGALLGLGS
- a CDS encoding MCE family protein: MSDTRFGQSLLRGASIAVVLALVVAGGIWWTLKDAGRNHLTAYFSGAVGLYEGNSVRMLGVDMGTVTKVQPMGNQVRVDVEYDRSVPVPADAKALIVAPSLVSDRYVQLAPAYTGGPRISDGAVIPLNRTEVPLEVDQLAASLAKVSQDLGPNGANKNGSLSDLLNTAAKNVDGNGQALHDTIAKLGQASGTLAGNKDDLFQTVQNLGQFSQTLVNSDGQVRQFESQLADVSGYLAGEKDDLAATVRQLSTTLQSVQGFIEQNRGRLKSNVDKLASVTKVLVDQRSALSEILDVAPVALSNLVNVYNGSSGTLDARPNLNELTQPPLVMICNLLKETPDALKMLGNTCNSIAGVVDGLVPLPSTAQVVQAMSNGQLPPLPLPLAGQVYGTGS
- a CDS encoding MCE family protein, translated to MKRLRKLAAAGAVTTASALLLSGCGFTGIYDVPLPGGADVGSHPYTIKVQFQDVLDLVPQAGVKVNEVPVGRVESVGLTPDGWHAEVTVEVNGDVKLPANALANVKQSSLLGEKYVELSSPGDDQAQGQLQNGATIPLSRTGRDVEVEEVLGALSLLLNGGGVDQLNTITKELNNATSGKEPDIKALLDNANELVSNLDEQSRNITRALDGLDRLSMTLKDQKDKLVGAVDNLGPGIGVLEQQRGQLVTMLNALDNLSGVATDTVTKSKADLVADLKALTPTLQKLGEAGNDLPQALQILLTFPFTDQAYNDVKGDYFNLFAKVDLNLKDVIDNLGRSRQNGLSNLLPVPGLTGGTQGDQPPLLPLGGQPGSNAQPNSTGGQGGGQPSQGGLSGLFGILSGGAG